In Mytilus trossulus isolate FHL-02 chromosome 6, PNRI_Mtr1.1.1.hap1, whole genome shotgun sequence, a single window of DNA contains:
- the LOC134720975 gene encoding uncharacterized protein LOC134720975 — MKKISFKGMRLSSQGVERQSGENSETPISTLVAASIESDNVAPSGTLIDEPSMRKKEKFGLFKSFKRKLTLNFRRKTDETDHTHTESHYTAPNICDSNSKKKKGRCRKTICDASLKSNSSSHSCDSLDLTTSSNNLHKFSDYHVNTDSNSLLTKDKVSYRNKDISRFQQSDHIKPEKHSKEKLITYQEVQQSGQGNSVYASSNGHCLNLTSFVSVEKRLNNSQELLCHPEILDDEGGPKIWSLTQELFRLSKFGWYWGPITRVEAEDKLLNQPDGAFLVRDSSDERYLLSLSFRSYGRTWHTRIEHCNGMFSFYAQPDTEGYPSIVDLIEHSMNDSQTGIFCYSRSRSPGAPSFPVRLTKPVSRFTQVRSLQYLCRFVIRQYTRYDHIQELPLPKKIKGWIEENQY, encoded by the coding sequence ATGAAGAAGATATCCTTTAAAGGAATGAGACTGTCAAGTCAAGGAGTCGAAAGACAATCAGGTGAAAACAGCGAAACTCCCATCAGTACACTGGTTGCAGCATCAATTGAAAGTGACAATGTGGCACCATCTGGAACGTTGATTGATGAGCCTTCAATGCGTAAAAAGGAAAAATTTGGacttttcaaaagttttaaaagaaaattgacGTTAAATTTTAGGCGTAAAACAGATGAAACTGACCACACTCACACCGAATCTCATTACACTGCTCCTAACATTTGTGATTCAAActcaaagaaaaagaaaggaaGATGTCGAAAAACAATCTGTGATGCTTCATTAAAGTCTAATTCCTCATCTCATAGTTGTGATAGCTTAGATCTGACCACATCTTCAAACAATTTACACAAGTTTAGTGATTATCATGTGAATACAGATTCAAATTCATTATTGACAAAAGATAAAGTTAGTTATCGTAATAAAGACATTTCAAGATTTCAGCAAAGTGATCATATAAAACCTGAAAAACACTCAAAAGAAAAACTGATTACATATCAAGAGGTACAACAAAGTGGGCAAGGAAATTCTGTGTATGCCTCGTCAAACGGACACTGTCTCAACTTGACCAGTTTTGTCTCAGTTGAAAAAAGACTAAATAATTCTCAGGAGCTGCTGTGCCATCCAGAGATTCTTGATGATGAAGGTGGTCCTAAAATCTGGAGTTTAACGCAAGAATTGTTCAGACTTTCAAAATTTGGATGGTATTGGGGTCCTATAACAAGAGTTGAAGCAGAAGATAAACTACTAAATCAGCCTGATGGTGCTTTTCTTGTTAGAGATAGCTCAGATGAGCGCTATTTGTTAAGTTTAAGTTTCAGATCATATGGTAGAACTTGGCATACAAGAATTGAACATTGTAATGGAATGTTTAGTTTCTATGCACAACCAGACACTGAGGGTTATCCCTCTATTGTTGATTTAATTGAACATTCAATGAATGATTCTCAGACTGGAATATTTTGTTATTCTCGTTCAAGATCCCCTGGTGCTCCGTCATTCCCGGTTAGACTGACAAAACCTGTGTCAAGGTTTACACAAGTCAGATCATTGCAATATTTGTGTCGTTTTGTCATTCGTCAATATACTCGTTATGACCATATTCAAGAACTACCACTGCCGAAAAAGATAAAGGGATGGATTGAGGAAAAtcaatattga
- the LOC134723274 gene encoding Friend leukemia integration 1 transcription factor-like: protein MNSRHFNLLDMDFYNHKSNTTLPVYQSTAHSNISYSRKPVPNSGEIPSDTTYNQYRYLKYKDLLQYRYQTNDDVNYSQQYYPRGDNRVIEYPEDIFRNTVSGSSSGQIQLWQFLLELLSTTSNRECIIWEGNEGEFRIVDPEEVARKWGQRKCRPNMNYDKLSRALRYYYDKNIMRKVNGKKYTYKFDASCLANMSPLNLTDNCSIADISYRDYMNSQICDKSSDDFLNSQSARNKSTITRNELRMPNYNLVSY from the exons ATGAATTCAAG GCACTTTAATTTATTGGATATGGATTTCTATAACCATAAGTCAAATACCACTCTTCCAGTTTACCAATCAACAGCGCACAGCAACATATCTTATAGTAGAAAACCAGTTCCGAATAGTGGAGAGATACCATCAGATACCACATATAATCAGTACAGATACCTGAAATATAAAGACTTATTACAATACAGATACCAAACCAACGATGACGTAAACTATTCCCAGCAATATTACCCCAGGGGAGATAACCGAGTAATTGAATACCCAGAAGACATTTTCAGAAACACGg TTTCAGGCTCAAGTTCTGGGCAAATTCAGCTTTGGCAATTCTTACTGGAGCTGCTATCAACAACATCAAACAGAGAGTGTATAATATGGGAGGGAAATGAAGGAGAGTTTAGAATTGTTGATCCAGAAGAAGTGGCCAGAAAATGGGGACAAAGAAAGTGTCGACCGAATATGAATTATGATAAACTTAGTAGAGCACTCCGGTATTATTACGATAAAAATATTATGAGAAAAGTCAATGGAAAGAAATACACATACAAATTCGATGCCAGTTGTTTAGCAAATATGTCGCCATTGAATTTAACAGACAATTGCAGCATTGCAGACATAAGTTATCGCGATTACATGAACAGCCAGATTTGTGATAAATCCAGTGACGATTTTCTGAACAGTCAGTCAGCTAGGAATAAAAGTACCATAACTAGAAATGAATTGAGAATGCCAAATTACAACCTTGTatcttattaa